The following proteins are co-located in the Phreatobacter oligotrophus genome:
- a CDS encoding NIPSNAP family protein gives MIIDERTYTCHPGKVKAFLEVYERLAKPIQWPLLGDPIGFFVSDIGTLNQVVHMWRYDSMADREQRRAKLATAAGWGAYLDAATPFLVKMENRILVPTAFSPMK, from the coding sequence ATGATCATCGACGAACGCACCTATACGTGCCACCCCGGCAAGGTGAAGGCCTTCCTGGAGGTCTATGAGCGGCTGGCGAAGCCGATCCAGTGGCCGCTTCTCGGCGACCCCATCGGCTTCTTCGTCAGCGACATCGGCACCCTGAACCAGGTCGTGCACATGTGGCGCTACGACAGCATGGCCGACCGCGAGCAGCGCCGCGCCAAGCTCGCCACGGCGGCCGGCTGGGGCGCCTATCTCGATGCGGCGACGCCGTTCCTGGTGAAGATGGAGAACCGCATCCTGGTTCCCACCGCCTTCTCCCCGATGAAGTGA
- a CDS encoding SDR family NAD(P)-dependent oxidoreductase translates to MAPKNILDMTGRVALVTGAGTGLGARFCMALAEHGAAVAAVARRAEKVEAVAEAIRKAGGRAIAVSGDVTDSASIKAAFDAAEKAFGTVDAVVANAGIAVPGRAVEISDEDWRKTMATNLDGVFYTAREAAQRLLKAGKPGAIVNIASILGYGVGKGNASYAVSKAAVIQMTQALAIEWAFKNIRVNAIAPGYVVTDINRDYLTSGKGAEMTREIPVGRFGREEDLDGALLLLLSNAGAFMTGTTVTVDGGQRIGLRGS, encoded by the coding sequence ATGGCGCCGAAGAACATCCTGGACATGACCGGCCGCGTGGCGCTGGTGACCGGAGCCGGCACCGGCCTCGGCGCCCGGTTCTGCATGGCGCTGGCCGAGCATGGCGCCGCCGTGGCGGCGGTCGCGCGACGGGCCGAGAAGGTCGAGGCCGTGGCCGAGGCGATCCGCAAGGCCGGCGGACGGGCCATCGCGGTGTCAGGCGATGTCACCGACAGCGCGTCCATCAAGGCCGCCTTCGACGCGGCGGAGAAGGCCTTCGGAACGGTCGATGCCGTCGTGGCCAATGCCGGCATCGCCGTGCCGGGACGGGCCGTCGAGATTTCTGACGAGGACTGGCGCAAGACCATGGCGACCAATCTCGACGGCGTCTTCTACACGGCGCGCGAGGCCGCCCAGCGCCTCCTCAAGGCGGGCAAGCCCGGCGCCATCGTCAACATCGCCTCGATCCTCGGCTATGGCGTCGGCAAGGGCAACGCCTCCTATGCCGTGTCCAAGGCCGCCGTCATCCAGATGACCCAGGCGCTGGCGATCGAATGGGCCTTCAAGAACATCCGCGTGAACGCCATCGCCCCCGGCTATGTCGTCACCGACATCAACCGCGACTACCTCACCAGCGGCAAGGGCGCGGAGATGACGCGCGAGATCCCGGTCGGCCGCTTCGGCCGCGAGGAAGATCTCGACGGCGCGCTGCTGCTGCTCCTGTCGAACGCGGGCGCCTTCATGACCGGCACGACGGTCACCGTCGACGGCGGCCAGCGCATCGGCCTTCGCGGCTCCTGA